The following are encoded together in the Glycine max cultivar Williams 82 chromosome 8, Glycine_max_v4.0, whole genome shotgun sequence genome:
- the LOC102661920 gene encoding uncharacterized protein, which translates to MAEKKDDGNKINDESNKDESGSHLKKQISPYDLYSSDNPGNIITQVQLKGENYDEWARAVRGSLRARRKFRFVDGSIKKPDDAAPEIDDWWTVNSMIVSWIFNTIEPKLRSTITYRENAQELWDDIKQRFSISNGPRIQQLKSELANCKQNGDSIVTYFGRLKKLWDELNDFDQIPMCTCNGCKCGISAALNKKREEEKLHQFLMGLDDTQFRTVRSNVLSLDPLPNLNRAYQMVVQEERVGVMTRGKEERGDPIAFAVKSGRTSSWEKKPNTGSEKPCSHCKRDGHDIDSCFQLVGYPDWWGDRPRSVGRALGRGKHVHRPMSGALKGRGNNAKVNMTQVVDDTEVMKYEDDQVLPGLSSKQWNALLNAINTQKGGTSTRLTGENSWIIDTGASHHMTSTLACMNDVRDIEPCPIGMPNGTRTYATKEGMVTVGDKLMLKHVLFVPNLNCNLISISQLLHDADYIVHFTKTMCVIQDRTSRMMIGAGEQSEGLYVLSVVTPVRAYQANGIRFCEL; encoded by the coding sequence ATGGCAGAGAAAAAGGATGATGGCAACAAGATAAATGACGAATCCAACAAAGATGAAAGTGGGTCTCATTTGAAGAAACAGATCTCTCCCTACGATCTGTATTCAAGTGATAACCCAGGAAATATCATAACCCAGGTACAATTGAAGGGTGAAAATTATGATGAATGGGCTCGTGCAGTCCGAGGCTCGTTGAGAGCACGACGAAAGTTTCGATTCGTAGACGGATCGATTAAAAAACCTGATGATGCTGCCCCTGAAATCGATGATTGGTGGACTGTCAATTCCATGATTGTTTCGTGGATTTTCAATACGATTGAACCGAAACTTCGATCGACCATCACATACAGAGAAAATGCACAAGAATTGTGGGATGATATCAAACAGAGGTTTTCTATTTCAAATGGACCTCGCATCCAACAATTGAAATCTGAATTGGCGAATTGCAAACAGAATGGAGACTCGATTGTCACATATTTTGGACGGCTTAAGAAGCTGTGGGATGAATTGAACGATTTCGACCAGATACCCATGTGCACATGTAATGGGTGTAAGTGCGGCATATCTGCGGCGCTAAATaagaagagagaagaggaaAAGCTTCACCAATTTTTGATGGGCCTTGATGATACTCAGTTCAGGACCGTGCGGTCTAATGTCCTGAGTCTAGACCCGCTGCCGAATCTGAACAGAGCATACCAGATGGTGGTGCAAGAGGAAAGAGTCGGAGTAATGACTCGAGGCAAGGAAGAACGTGGAGATCCAATCGCATTTGCTGTCAAGTCTGGTAGGACATCGAGTTGGGAAAAGAAACCTAACACAGGGTCGGAGAAACCATGCTCACATTGCAAACGTGATGGGCATGATATCGACTCATGTTTTCAGCTGGTGGGTTACCCAGATTGGTGGGGAGATAGACCTCGATCTGTAGGTCGTGCGCTTGGACGTGGAAAGCATGTGCATCGACCAATGAGTGGCGCGCTAAAAGGAAGAGGCAATAATGCAAAAGTGAATATGACACAAGTTGTTGATGACACTGAAGTAATGAAGTATGAAGATGATCAGGTGCTGCCGGGGTTGAGTTCAAAGCAGTGGAATGCTCTTCTTAATGCGATTAACACACAAAAAGGTGGGACGAGTACAAGACTAACAGGTGAGAATTCATGGATTATTGACACAGGTGCCTCTCATCATATGACTAGCACTCTTGCGTGCATGAATGATGTTCGAGATATAGAGCCTTGTCCGATTGGAATGCCCAATGGGACACGGACATATGCAACTAAAGAAGGAATGGTCACTGTTGGTGACAAGCTAATGTTGAAGCATGTCCTTTTTGTCCCTAATTTAAATTGCAATCTCATCTCAATCTCTCAGCTCTTACATGATGCTGATTATATTGTTCACTTTACTAAAACAATGTGTGTTATACAGGACCGCACTTCGAGGATGATGATTGGAGCGGGTGAACAATCAGAGGGGCTTTATGTGCTTAGTGTGGTGACTCCAGTCCGTGCATACCAAGCAAATGGCATTAGATTTTGTGAGTTGTGA